One region of Macadamia integrifolia cultivar HAES 741 chromosome 11, SCU_Mint_v3, whole genome shotgun sequence genomic DNA includes:
- the LOC122094408 gene encoding abnormal spindle-like microcephaly-associated protein homolog isoform X1 — protein sequence MEGEQSSPSPSPNPSTIFRDISNFRTPKHSSKNPPLHSPFPRLSIAPKQTPSSSTSAFRRRTSIAPSSRSKAARKLKAFELEQSQSSRKVQIHKEKSLKSLAKSLTAWLNFLFENPKACGCDISALNGADRLENARAVLANGKRDSWPGVEVGVEGAWRTPKRQKDNSWQPADICDVVPSWSLSEFSSLEVSLREVCSFEDLTQRMRAHLSSESCKEVFSVMSQVAKNIDEGRLKMKAHCPMVTDVGMKEKATQILMSYSPIWLRIGLYIIFGGDSLLPTGDVSSDQEVLFLKMVVEKQFFSHARLAKAYAYNKLVEGLYRPGYFEALGNVLLKRFLLLVLILDRAKSQSSLPMSYGIDGTDGGSPLLFVSQSNIKSSQQVIHDFLSSEVMHGEGNLLAHLVILGYKVHYQQYPILEYNFTVKELFEDLQDGIRLCRAIQLLQCDASILMKMAVPSDTKKRNLANCGLALQYLKQAAVPLYDEDRVMIVAEDVASGDKEFTISMLWNIFVHLQLPLLINKTLLLEEIYKVKGANADHSKCKTSNLMEMLLEWIQVICQKYDVKVDGFESLVDGKAIWCLIDYYFHKELHRSFFHKGIQNVNYEESILSSIDKTDAMHNFILSQRLTSISGNFPEVLQTSDILENNGLCTERSVIVLLVFLSSQLIGKKSMDMLNLHKLLGCNCQSTHKKHLSLEKCFLNSEKLVKEKGSDEDRDSMKTFRAIQAWWEDMANRNNSCVHKLAASSVECHVDDVANKQSSEIQRERAAKVMQSWFRGAIDRHKFLKTKSAASLLQTGIRAWLVVKQMGTFKSSIIEQQPFGWQEHSLMFQRYFKFLVDRYSFIRLRKAALLIQQAARTWIKRRHQSKNMVSFETKLIGGKLVVKDLQISSEGNIQVPWRALTVHTSFFNQCIAATKIQSRWRGWFMRKRFLCQRRATVEIQSMIRYLNCRAVFQQCKLAMRSAIIIQSHIRGWVARREVNKVRHQIVLIQSHWRGWLVRRYFLNQKNAIIKIQNCLQCLKCLKNFQKYRHAAIEIQRFVRGQVDRRRLVGASCHHLIMHPSCMDEISRDTILSPELKILLDSVLKLQRWWKRVLQMKSRTRAAILIQSHVRRWIAKQVARREWHRVVVIQSYWKGYLARKESKEQLQDLRIRVQNSASNVDDSLRLINRLVAALSELLNMRSVSSILHTCATLDVATKHSQKCCEKLVSAGAIGTLLKLIRSVSRSVPDQEILKYALSTLRNLAHYPHLADVLTDRHGSVETILWELLRNKEEGYFIASEILKKLFSTQKGLDAVHRLPALLKRLYSLAEDLKRKASNEKRTARPLALRESTERRLREAEELLKLIVPG from the exons ATGGAAGGAGAGCAGTCATCCCCGTCGCCATCTCCAAACCCTTCCACGATCTTCAGAGACATCTCCAATTTCAGAACCCCTAAGCATTCATCCAAAAACCCTCCTCTACACTCACCATTTCCTCGTTTATCCATTGCACCTAAACAAACCccatcttcttcaacctctgcTTTCCGTCGCCGCACTTCAATTGCTCCATCCTCTCGTTCAAAAGCTGCTCGTAAGCTCAAAGCATTCGAGCTCGAACAATCTCAGTCATCTCGGAAGGTCCAAATCCACAAAGAGAAATCTCTGAAATCTCTTGCTAAATCACTCACTGCATGGCTCAATTTCCTATTTGAGAATCCTAAAGCTTGTGGCTGTGATATTTCCGCCTTGAATGGAGCAGATCGTTTGGAAAATGCGAGGGCTGTGTTGGCCAATGGTAAGAGGGATAGTTGGCCAGGAGTTGAGGTTGGGGTCGAAGGAGCCTGGAGGACCCCAAAGCGCCAGAAGGATAACTCTTGGCAGCCTGCAGATATTTGTGATGTGGTGCCGTCCTGGTCTTTGTCGGAATTTTCATCACTTGAGGTTTCTTTGCGGGAGGTGTGCAGCTTTGAAGATTTGACGCAGCGAATGAGGGCCCACCTGAGTTCAGAGAGCTGCAAGGAGGTGTTTTCTGTGATGAGTCAAGTAGCAAAG AATATTGATGAAGGGAGGTTGAAGATGAAAGCGCATTGCCCTATGGTAACGGATGTAGGAATGAAGGAGAAGGCCACACAAATCCTCATGAGTTACAGTCCAATTTGGCTTCGTATTGGATTGTACATTATTTTTGGTGGTGACTCATTGCTACCCACTGGAGATGTCAGTTCTGATCAAGAAGTTCTGTTCTTGAAGATGGTGGTTGAGAAACAATTCTTTTCTCATGCACGTCTTGCAAAAGCTTATGCTTATAACAAGTTGGTTGAGGGTCTGTACAGACCAGGTTACTTTGAGGCTTTGGGAAATGTCTTGTTGAAGAGGTTTTTGTTGCTTGTTCTTATACTTGACAGAGCTAAATCTCAGAGCAGTCTTCCAATGTCTTATGGCATTGATGGGACTGATGGGGGGTCTCCACTGTTATTTGTTTCTCAGTCTAATATTAAATCAAGTCAACAAGTTATACATG ATTTCTTATCATCGGAGGTAATGCATGGAGAAGGCAACCTTCTTGCACATCTGGTGATCCTTGGGTACAAAGTTCATTACCAACAG TATCCAATCCTGGAGTACAATTTCACTGTAAAAGAGTtgtttgaagatcttcaagatggTATCCGGCTTTGTAGAGCCATTCAACTCTTGCAATGTGATGCTTCAATTCTCATG AAAATGGCAGTTCCTTCAGACACTAAAAAGAGGAATCTAGCAAATTGTGGATTAGCCTTGCAGTATCTCAAGCAGGCAGCTGTGCCATTATATGACGAAGATAGAGTAATGATAGTGGCAGAAGATGTTGCAAGTGGAGACAAGGAGTTTACCATTTCGATGCTGTGGAACATATTTGTTCACTTACAG TTACCACTGTTAATCAACAAGACACTGTTGCTTGAAGAAATATATAAAGTGAAGGGGGCTAATGCG GACCATTCAAAGTGTAAAACTTCCAACCTGATGGAAATGCTTCTGGAATGGATACAG GTCATTTGTCAAAAGTATGATGTCAAAGTTGACGGTTTTGAATCTTTGGTTGATGGTAAAGCCATTTGGTGCTTAATTGATTACTACTTCCATAAAGAACTCCATCGTTCTTTTTTTCATAAG GGGATTCAAAATGTCAATTACGAAGAGTCTATTTTGTCATCAATTGATAAGACGGATGCAATGCATAACTTTATTTTATCGCAGAGGCTAACATCAATCTCGGGAAACTTTCCCGAG GTGTTGCAAACGAGTGACATTCTTGAAAACAATGGTCTCTGTACTGAACGTAGTGTGATAGTTTTGTTGGTATTCCTTTCATCTCAACTGATTGGCAAAAAAAGCATG gaTATGTTGAATCTTCATAAACTCCTGGGATGCAATTGTCAATCTACACACAAGAAGCATTTAAGTCTTGAGAAGTGTTTCTTGAATTCTGAAAAGTTAGTGAAAGAAAAAGGATCAGATGAGGACAGAG ATTCTATGAAAACTTTCAGAGCCATCCAGGCTTGGTGGGAAGATATGGCTAACCGAAACAACAGCTGTGTACATAAACTAGCTGCCTCTTCTGTAGAGTGTCATGTGGATGATGTGGCTAACAAACAGAGCTCTGAGATTCAAAGAG AAAGGGCTGCGAAAGTCATGCAGTCTTGGTTCAGAGGAGCGATTGATCGCCACAAGTTTTTGAAAACAAAGTCTGCAGCTTCCTTGCTGCAAACTGGTATTCGGGCTTGGCTAGTGGTGAAGCAGATGGGAACCTTCAAGTCCTCCATCATTGAACAGCAGCCTTTTG GATGGCAGGAACATTCGCTTATGTTTCAGAGGTATTTTAAGTTTTTAGTTGACAGATATAGCTTTATCAGGTTGAGAAAGGCCGCGTTGCTTATTCAGCAAGCAGCAAGGACTTGGATCAAGCGAAGACATCAGAGTAAAAACATGGTCAGTTTTGAG ACTAAGCTGATAGGTGGCAAATTGGTAGTTAAGGACCTCCAAATTAGTTCAGAGGGTAATATTCAGGTGCCTTGGAGAGCACTTACCGTGCATACCTCTTTCTTCAATCAATGCATTGCCGCAACCAAAATTCAGAGTCGTTGGCGTGGTTGGTTCATGAGGAAAAGATTTTTGTGTCAGAGGAGAGCAACAGTTGAGATCCAGAGTATGATTCGGTATCTAAATTGTCGGGCAGTGTTTCAACAATGTAAACTTGCAATGAGGTCGGCAATCATAATTCAGTCCCATATTCGTGGATGGGTTGCTCGGCGAGAAGTTAATAAAGTGAGGCATCAGATTGTTCTGATCCAA AGTCATTGGCGTGGTTGGTTGGTGAGGAGATATTTTCTAAATCAAAAGAATGCTATAATAAAGATCCAGAATTGCCTCCAATGCCTAAAGTGCTTGAAGAATTTTCAGAAATACAGGCATGCAGCCATTGAAATTCAACGGTTTGTCAGAGGGCAGGTTGATCGGAGGAGGCTTGTAG GTGCTTCTTGTCATCACTTGATCATGCATCCCTCTTGCATGGATGAGATCTCAAGAGACACCATCCTTAGCCctgaattgaaaattttattggattcaGTTCTGAAATTGCAAAGGTGGTGGAAGCGAGTTCTACAGATGAAATCCAGAACAAGGGCAGCAATTCTTATTCAGTCACATGTTCGTCGGTGGATTGCTAAACAAGTAGCGAGAAGGGAGTGGCATCGTGTTGTTGTGATCCAA TCATATTGGAAGGGGTACCTTGCACGGAAAGAATCGAAAGAGCAGTTACAGGATTTGCGGATCAGAGTGCAGAATTCTGCATCAAATGTAGATGATAGCTTGCGTCTTATAAATAGACTTGTAGCTGCACTTTCAGAACTATTGAACATGAGAAGTGTCAGCAGCATTCTTCATACTTGTGCAACTCTTG aTGTGGCTACGAAACATTCTCAGAAATGTTGTGAGAAGCTTGTGTCTGCTGGTGCAATCGGCACACTATTGAAGCTGATTCGCTCAGTCAGCCGTAGTGTCCCTGATCAAGAGATTCTAAAGTATGCGCTTTCAACACTCAGAAACCTTGCCCATTACCCACATTTGGCTGACGTGCTAACTGATAGGCATGGATCTGTGGAAACAATCCTCTGGGAGTTGCTGAG GAACAAGGAGGAAGGATATTTCATTGCCTCTGAGATTTTAAAGAAATTGTTCTCAACACAGAAAGGCCTTGATGCTGTACACAGACTCCCTGCTCTCTTAAAGAGACTATATAGCCTTGCTGAGGATCTCAAGAGGAAAGCAAGTAATGAGAAGAG GACTGCTCGCCCTCTGGCTTTAAGAGAGAGCACTGAGCGAAGGTTGAGAGAGGCTGAAGAGCTCTTGAAATTGATTGTACCTGGTTAA
- the LOC122094408 gene encoding abnormal spindle-like microcephaly-associated protein homolog isoform X3: MEGEQSSPSPSPNPSTIFRDISNFRTPKHSSKNPPLHSPFPRLSIAPKQTPSSSTSAFRRRTSIAPSSRSKAARKLKAFELEQSQSSRKVQIHKEKSLKSLAKSLTAWLNFLFENPKACGCDISALNGADRLENARAVLANGKRDSWPGVEVGVEGAWRTPKRQKDNSWQPADICDVVPSWSLSEFSSLEVSLREVCSFEDLTQRMRAHLSSESCKEVFSVMSQVAKNIDEGRLKMKAHCPMVTDVGMKEKATQILMSYSPIWLRIGLYIIFGGDSLLPTGDVSSDQEVLFLKMVVEKQFFSHARLAKAYAYNKLVEGLYRPGYFEALGNVLLKRFLLLVLILDRAKSQSSLPMSYGIDGTDGGSPLLFVSQSNIKSSQQVIHDFLSSEVMHGEGNLLAHLVILGYKVHYQQYPILEYNFTVKELFEDLQDGIRLCRAIQLLQCDASILMKMAVPSDTKKRNLANCGLALQYLKQAAVPLYDEDRVMIVAEDVASGDKEFTISMLWNIFVHLQLPLLINKTLLLEEIYKVKGANADHSKCKTSNLMEMLLEWIQVICQKYDVKVDGFESLVDGKAIWCLIDYYFHKELHRSFFHKGIQNVNYEESILSSIDKTDAMHNFILSQRLTSISGNFPEVLQTSDILENNGLCTERSVIVLLVFLSSQLIGKKSMDMLNLHKLLGCNCQSTHKKHLSLEKCFLNSEKLVKEKGSDEDRDSMKTFRAIQAWWEDMANRNNSCVHKLAASSVECHVDDVANKQSSEIQRERAAKVMQSWFRGAIDRHKFLKTKSAASLLQTGIRAWLVVKQMGTFKSSIIEQQPFGWQEHSLMFQRYFKFLVDRYSFIRLRKAALLIQQAARTWIKRRHQSKNMVSFETKLIGGKLVVKDLQISSEGNIQVPWRALTVHTSFFNQCIAATKIQSRWRGWFMRKRFLCQRRATVEIQSMIRYLNCRAVFQQCKLAMRSAIIIQSHIRGWVARREVNKVRHQIVLIQSHWRGWLVRRYFLNQKNAIIKIQNCLQCLKCLKNFQKYRHAAIEIQRFVRGQVDRRRLVVLKLQRWWKRVLQMKSRTRAAILIQSHVRRWIAKQVARREWHRVVVIQSYWKGYLARKESKEQLQDLRIRVQNSASNVDDSLRLINRLVAALSELLNMRSVSSILHTCATLDVATKHSQKCCEKLVSAGAIGTLLKLIRSVSRSVPDQEILKYALSTLRNLAHYPHLADVLTDRHGSVETILWELLRNKEEGYFIASEILKKLFSTQKGLDAVHRLPALLKRLYSLAEDLKRKASNEKRTARPLALRESTERRLREAEELLKLIVPG; the protein is encoded by the exons ATGGAAGGAGAGCAGTCATCCCCGTCGCCATCTCCAAACCCTTCCACGATCTTCAGAGACATCTCCAATTTCAGAACCCCTAAGCATTCATCCAAAAACCCTCCTCTACACTCACCATTTCCTCGTTTATCCATTGCACCTAAACAAACCccatcttcttcaacctctgcTTTCCGTCGCCGCACTTCAATTGCTCCATCCTCTCGTTCAAAAGCTGCTCGTAAGCTCAAAGCATTCGAGCTCGAACAATCTCAGTCATCTCGGAAGGTCCAAATCCACAAAGAGAAATCTCTGAAATCTCTTGCTAAATCACTCACTGCATGGCTCAATTTCCTATTTGAGAATCCTAAAGCTTGTGGCTGTGATATTTCCGCCTTGAATGGAGCAGATCGTTTGGAAAATGCGAGGGCTGTGTTGGCCAATGGTAAGAGGGATAGTTGGCCAGGAGTTGAGGTTGGGGTCGAAGGAGCCTGGAGGACCCCAAAGCGCCAGAAGGATAACTCTTGGCAGCCTGCAGATATTTGTGATGTGGTGCCGTCCTGGTCTTTGTCGGAATTTTCATCACTTGAGGTTTCTTTGCGGGAGGTGTGCAGCTTTGAAGATTTGACGCAGCGAATGAGGGCCCACCTGAGTTCAGAGAGCTGCAAGGAGGTGTTTTCTGTGATGAGTCAAGTAGCAAAG AATATTGATGAAGGGAGGTTGAAGATGAAAGCGCATTGCCCTATGGTAACGGATGTAGGAATGAAGGAGAAGGCCACACAAATCCTCATGAGTTACAGTCCAATTTGGCTTCGTATTGGATTGTACATTATTTTTGGTGGTGACTCATTGCTACCCACTGGAGATGTCAGTTCTGATCAAGAAGTTCTGTTCTTGAAGATGGTGGTTGAGAAACAATTCTTTTCTCATGCACGTCTTGCAAAAGCTTATGCTTATAACAAGTTGGTTGAGGGTCTGTACAGACCAGGTTACTTTGAGGCTTTGGGAAATGTCTTGTTGAAGAGGTTTTTGTTGCTTGTTCTTATACTTGACAGAGCTAAATCTCAGAGCAGTCTTCCAATGTCTTATGGCATTGATGGGACTGATGGGGGGTCTCCACTGTTATTTGTTTCTCAGTCTAATATTAAATCAAGTCAACAAGTTATACATG ATTTCTTATCATCGGAGGTAATGCATGGAGAAGGCAACCTTCTTGCACATCTGGTGATCCTTGGGTACAAAGTTCATTACCAACAG TATCCAATCCTGGAGTACAATTTCACTGTAAAAGAGTtgtttgaagatcttcaagatggTATCCGGCTTTGTAGAGCCATTCAACTCTTGCAATGTGATGCTTCAATTCTCATG AAAATGGCAGTTCCTTCAGACACTAAAAAGAGGAATCTAGCAAATTGTGGATTAGCCTTGCAGTATCTCAAGCAGGCAGCTGTGCCATTATATGACGAAGATAGAGTAATGATAGTGGCAGAAGATGTTGCAAGTGGAGACAAGGAGTTTACCATTTCGATGCTGTGGAACATATTTGTTCACTTACAG TTACCACTGTTAATCAACAAGACACTGTTGCTTGAAGAAATATATAAAGTGAAGGGGGCTAATGCG GACCATTCAAAGTGTAAAACTTCCAACCTGATGGAAATGCTTCTGGAATGGATACAG GTCATTTGTCAAAAGTATGATGTCAAAGTTGACGGTTTTGAATCTTTGGTTGATGGTAAAGCCATTTGGTGCTTAATTGATTACTACTTCCATAAAGAACTCCATCGTTCTTTTTTTCATAAG GGGATTCAAAATGTCAATTACGAAGAGTCTATTTTGTCATCAATTGATAAGACGGATGCAATGCATAACTTTATTTTATCGCAGAGGCTAACATCAATCTCGGGAAACTTTCCCGAG GTGTTGCAAACGAGTGACATTCTTGAAAACAATGGTCTCTGTACTGAACGTAGTGTGATAGTTTTGTTGGTATTCCTTTCATCTCAACTGATTGGCAAAAAAAGCATG gaTATGTTGAATCTTCATAAACTCCTGGGATGCAATTGTCAATCTACACACAAGAAGCATTTAAGTCTTGAGAAGTGTTTCTTGAATTCTGAAAAGTTAGTGAAAGAAAAAGGATCAGATGAGGACAGAG ATTCTATGAAAACTTTCAGAGCCATCCAGGCTTGGTGGGAAGATATGGCTAACCGAAACAACAGCTGTGTACATAAACTAGCTGCCTCTTCTGTAGAGTGTCATGTGGATGATGTGGCTAACAAACAGAGCTCTGAGATTCAAAGAG AAAGGGCTGCGAAAGTCATGCAGTCTTGGTTCAGAGGAGCGATTGATCGCCACAAGTTTTTGAAAACAAAGTCTGCAGCTTCCTTGCTGCAAACTGGTATTCGGGCTTGGCTAGTGGTGAAGCAGATGGGAACCTTCAAGTCCTCCATCATTGAACAGCAGCCTTTTG GATGGCAGGAACATTCGCTTATGTTTCAGAGGTATTTTAAGTTTTTAGTTGACAGATATAGCTTTATCAGGTTGAGAAAGGCCGCGTTGCTTATTCAGCAAGCAGCAAGGACTTGGATCAAGCGAAGACATCAGAGTAAAAACATGGTCAGTTTTGAG ACTAAGCTGATAGGTGGCAAATTGGTAGTTAAGGACCTCCAAATTAGTTCAGAGGGTAATATTCAGGTGCCTTGGAGAGCACTTACCGTGCATACCTCTTTCTTCAATCAATGCATTGCCGCAACCAAAATTCAGAGTCGTTGGCGTGGTTGGTTCATGAGGAAAAGATTTTTGTGTCAGAGGAGAGCAACAGTTGAGATCCAGAGTATGATTCGGTATCTAAATTGTCGGGCAGTGTTTCAACAATGTAAACTTGCAATGAGGTCGGCAATCATAATTCAGTCCCATATTCGTGGATGGGTTGCTCGGCGAGAAGTTAATAAAGTGAGGCATCAGATTGTTCTGATCCAA AGTCATTGGCGTGGTTGGTTGGTGAGGAGATATTTTCTAAATCAAAAGAATGCTATAATAAAGATCCAGAATTGCCTCCAATGCCTAAAGTGCTTGAAGAATTTTCAGAAATACAGGCATGCAGCCATTGAAATTCAACGGTTTGTCAGAGGGCAGGTTGATCGGAGGAGGCTTGTAG TTCTGAAATTGCAAAGGTGGTGGAAGCGAGTTCTACAGATGAAATCCAGAACAAGGGCAGCAATTCTTATTCAGTCACATGTTCGTCGGTGGATTGCTAAACAAGTAGCGAGAAGGGAGTGGCATCGTGTTGTTGTGATCCAA TCATATTGGAAGGGGTACCTTGCACGGAAAGAATCGAAAGAGCAGTTACAGGATTTGCGGATCAGAGTGCAGAATTCTGCATCAAATGTAGATGATAGCTTGCGTCTTATAAATAGACTTGTAGCTGCACTTTCAGAACTATTGAACATGAGAAGTGTCAGCAGCATTCTTCATACTTGTGCAACTCTTG aTGTGGCTACGAAACATTCTCAGAAATGTTGTGAGAAGCTTGTGTCTGCTGGTGCAATCGGCACACTATTGAAGCTGATTCGCTCAGTCAGCCGTAGTGTCCCTGATCAAGAGATTCTAAAGTATGCGCTTTCAACACTCAGAAACCTTGCCCATTACCCACATTTGGCTGACGTGCTAACTGATAGGCATGGATCTGTGGAAACAATCCTCTGGGAGTTGCTGAG GAACAAGGAGGAAGGATATTTCATTGCCTCTGAGATTTTAAAGAAATTGTTCTCAACACAGAAAGGCCTTGATGCTGTACACAGACTCCCTGCTCTCTTAAAGAGACTATATAGCCTTGCTGAGGATCTCAAGAGGAAAGCAAGTAATGAGAAGAG GACTGCTCGCCCTCTGGCTTTAAGAGAGAGCACTGAGCGAAGGTTGAGAGAGGCTGAAGAGCTCTTGAAATTGATTGTACCTGGTTAA